GCTAACCCAAACTATTTAGACCGGCTGATTTGATTCAGAGgccgatcttaattgcagctgaactaagttcaaaaggagaaaaatgctcatttcggtcaaactgtttccaaaatacgttataatattCTATGCATTACgtttggtacatgaaaagttcggcgtctgaatcaaaaccgtaccaaaggcgaaattcctgGCCGGGCCAGGCGAAAAAAGCGGCTGAGCCGTTCTAAATTGtaacaggcgttcctaattgattcagacgccgaacttttcacgTACTtgattcaatgtattaggttcggctcatgaaaaaatcggcgtctgaaccgggcctgaGTGAAACTCACAGAATAATCATTAAACAGGCTCAAGAAAGTTTTTGCTGTCGGTACTTTTGTTCCTCAAATATAAATCTAAATTtcaaatatgaattttaaaaaaaatcaaaaataaatttctttttctctttgagATAAtctggcatttttgcaaaggtgCAATCGAAAACTGAAAATCAAAGCAATAAAAAGTTTATGTATCGATTGTTTTGGAGATGAAACTTTTTTCCCCttcttttcttcctcttttttttttttttggagttatTTAGGAAATTTAGGAATGATTGAAGTTTGCCAACATTTTCTTATCTAATTTTTTGATACACCGCGCTTTGGAAGACAGCTAGTCACAGCACTCTATGAAGGGCTTGCAGTCGTACCTGCTGCTGATGTGTGAGTTCACCATCACTGCGCACGCGCTTGAACCACAAGGCGTACACGATCCTGGAGTACAGCACCACCAGAACCACAATGAATAAAAATTTCAAAGCACGCCAAGTCATACCAGTAATCATTTTGCTTTCTTCGGACAATACGGAAATGCAGGAGTTGGAACTAACTTCCTTATCAAAACTCCGTGGCAGGGAAGGGATTCTGTATATAACTGCAAAGATCCATATACCAGGTATAATCACCTAGAAAGACGGATATAATCTGAATTAACCGGCTTTAAAATTATCTGACTTTGGGGTTGCGAGCGGTAACTCTGCAACTTCATGAACAATAGTGACCAGGAtaattatgtagcctggcctTCCTCGACTTTCCTAACTGCAGGCCATTACAAAATATTTCTTGTAATTTCTTTATGTTGAAGTTAGCTTCATTGTGTTTCGCACATTTTGACGCTACTTATTTGAAGGGTAGCCTGTGCAAGGCTCTTGGTCATTGCAGACGAACCATGAAAAGAGAGCGAGCAATGAAATAGCGAACGAGCGAAAAAACGGCGAGAAGAGATAAAAGGAGAGCCTTTAAGCATCTTTTTAAACACCTTTATCCAGACACTACCTTATTCTCCTTAATTTTCGCGGATTCTTAAATTCGcgattttcgcgattttaaaaaattcgcgaaCTTAAAGACCCGCGAAGAATAACGACCGCGAACTTTGatttcgcgaaatttaatggacATAGAAAAATCATATATTTGTGTTTTCAAGGGtcctaaacaatttttaacacaaGGTGTTCGTACAAGGAGCTATATATCATCTATCAACTTTAGATGTTAATAAGTGTCAAGATTCGCCTCAAGTTCTTCTTCGGTATCTGAGTAATCATCTTCGCACAGTTCCTCCAATACATCCTTTGTACAGTCGTCAAATTGACCATCCTGTCCCGGCTCCTTGTAGTGTGTAGTTACGAGTGTCTTGTATCTTTCCATTATTGCCCCGTTCCATGGTGTATCGTCCATTTCACATATCACCTCACATATCACCTCACCACATCGCTAAAGGGTGGGGAAAGGCTGGCATCGCCCAACTATTACACGAACCGTTTAGTCTTCCCCCTGAGGATCCATTTGAAGAGATTGAAGGTTCTATTGAGATCCCCTAGAAAGGACATGTAACGATACTCTCGATACTCGATAATGACTCGGAAGAACAAGATACTGTAAGACTGACTTTTAGAGGAATACAGCTGCCTCTAAGGGACAGCatattggttttgtttcaattgttgatTATCGTacaatttttgtcaaaaaaggaaaaaataaagtcattttcgtcaatttcgcgaaattaaatcccctgcaaacacaatttttctccgcgatcgcgaaattaaagactcgTGAAATGTGCCGAGAAAATTTTCGCGAAATTTAAGTCCCGCGAAAATAAAGGAGAATAAGGTACTCCGCACAATGtcctaaaaaaccgtgtctcatgTCAAAACGTCAAAAGGTGCGTTGTAGGAGggtttcatatacttcacatgtTTGTAAGACCCTGCGCGCCAACCTCGTCCtgagggcgcttttccctggctccaaagccagggaaaagcgccctggggtcGAGTTTGCCTGTGCGCGCCAAGTTGAATGACTGACGTAAGCGTTGAAGTGAACTgtcacaattgaccaatcaaatggCATACCTGGAGCTGGTATACGGGAGGAGGTATTGAAAACGATGCTTACCGGCTCTAATACTTCGATTAAATTAAACACTAGTCGACTGAAAGCAAACTAACAAACCTTCAATCTCCGAAACGTGAGTTTTCCTTTATTCCCATGGGGATGTATCACGGCCAAGTATCGTTCAACGGCAATAACGAGCAAGGTAGCCATTGAGGCATGTCCGCCAATCCACGCTAAGTTTCCCCCGGTAATAATTGTACACAAAACTGTTCCAGTAACTCCTTCTGGATGGCCAACATTATGGCTTAAGATAATCGTCGGTATAATGAATGTGGCGTAACAAATATCAGCTGCTGCCAGGTTCACAAGTAGATAGTTGATGGGTGTCCTGTGGGAAACGGTGGTCGAAGGACAATTTCGTTACATGATTGGTTCGAAGGGAGACGGGTAATTCGAGACTATATATGGATAATGAGTCTAAATTATCTAACTAAATAAGCACACAATGCagtaagttattttattatatggctgagtcgtTTCTCTTTCTGTGGTTGGTCAATGTTAGGTTCGTGACTTACTTTACGGACCTAAGTTTAAATGCAAGATCTATCCTCTTCCTTCTCTTTTGCcgtttaattacttcaagtgcTTCTCTACAAAGCCTCTGTAAAGACCTTTGTCAAACACCGGCCTATTTCTTGTTCCAAAGAAAGAAAGCCCAGAGATAAAATTTTATTAACCTCTGTTtgggatgttactaaaacgaggAACGGGGGTCGAAGAACAAGAAAATTGAAGGGAacgggaaattgaaaaaattggaaCAAAGCAGTAAATTAAAAAGTCActgttcccatttttcattttcccgtttCCCGTTCCCTTTCCCCGTTCCCCGTGACATCGCCTTCTGTTGAGTCGGTCGATACTGTGAAGACAAAACCTCGTTGTTCCCCTACGATTTATGGCCCATGATTCGCCTGGGAATTGTGCACAACGACAGAGTATGCAGCGATGTACGACATCATCGCGCCGCTATATCATTGAGAGTTTAAGGTTTAGATTAACTAGCACTACTTTTTTACCTCATTTCCTGATTTTTCAACACAACAGCACAAAGGAAACAGTTGCCAACAATGCAGGTGATGATAAATACGCAATTGACTGTTGTTATAACAACGTCAGTTGAAACAGGCATGACTAAAGTAAGTGTTATTCTTGCGCAATTACCTGTGTAAAACGGGAGAAATAGTTAGCAGTTAGAAACAACTAGTCTTGAAGACCCTTAAATGTTCCAAGTTTCAATTCACCAaggtgaaaagaaaataaaccaaGTGCGTGATCTCAGCACTGCTGcatcaacaaagaaaaacttataTGCATAcatttttacagaattttcaaacatgtcAAATTATCACTTCAACTCTCTCCCAGCTGAAGTCAACAGTAACTATTAAGGAGTCTTCAAAAGTCTTAAATACTAGTTCACATGAGAAGAGGTTGAGGGCTTTCTTACGGCTTTCGTGAACTCACTAACGTAGTTTGTCATCGATGGCGGTTCTGATTGAGGCACTTTGAGCTTTGCCTTTCTGTAGTATTCTTTGTCTTGTTTACTTACAGACGTGTAGAATTTTATAagcttagttttcttttcttttcttctattCCTGTGCAAAGCTCGCCTTATTGGGAAACACTAGTCCATGTTTAGTTTATTCAGCTTCCGAACCGAAACTGTAGTTTAACTTGAACATCACGTATTATATGATATATATACGATATGCTTGAGTTGAATATCAGTTacatagatttttttaaaaaaaaacactgttttaaaatacttttagataatttttaccttttcaattttttagtgCAGGGTTATCTTGTACTTCCAAAACCTGTTACAGCAAGTTAAAGCAAGCTTATCTGTAGGGATCTGTAGGGATCACGTCCTATACACTCGTTAGCGAGTGCAGGAATATTCTTCGTCAACCCGAGATAGCAAACCAAATAGAGATTCAGGAAAATCACTGATAGTGTACATATCAATATTTGTCTTCGAACACCTAGaatattgaattaaaaattttttcccTACGAATCCCCACTTTTTTGTCAAGATTTTTTAGTAAATATTGATTAGTCGAAGAGAAGCACGTTTCAGtacttgtaaaaagaaaaaaagggttgCAAGACCCTCGCGGGAAGAGAAGGCTGAAACCTTCATTtatcagtttaattttaattcgGGAGAAAGAGCTTGAGTTAAAACTTTTATTTCCTTATCAGTTAAGGAAGTTatgtataaattattattctttatttttagGACACAACTGTCTAACTGTTGTGGAAGAAACGTGATCAAGACCATTGGAGGCTATTACCTTCGTCACGGATTCAAATATTAATCCAACAACGCCGATTCGATGTCTACGGCGTTCGAACTGCCAAAAAGAGAAGTAGCAGCAGATAAGAGGAATAAACCAGAAACAATATTAGAACGCTGAAAACTTCATCGATATCGGACGCCAAATCCCAAATACCGAACACGGCTAAGCCCGGCGTAAACTGCAACAGACACCAAAACTGAAAGACCGTCGacataaaattttcaaatcatCCCAGAGCAAAACTTGATTAATCGAACTGAAAAATGGTCAAAAGCGGAAAACCGAAATCCCCAACGCCCTGCTTATCTACAGTTCTTTCATCGCCAGCCTCATTTATGTGTTTACGAATTTTCtcttattatttgtttttagtaTTTGGCATCTTTATAGCTTTATGCAAATTGACCAAATTGTTTGTAGTCCCCTCACCGCCGAGATGTAACTTTTTAATGATCACGGATAAATACAAATGCCCATCCATGAAATGAATTACTTTATCTGGTTGTCgactgtcattttttttatcgacatttcaaagaaatttgcatTCTACTAGATTTCGAGATACTTTCTACTGATTTCGAGCTTAGTTTTTCCGCGTCCACTTTTTTtagtgggttttttttttctgactcGTGTACATGAGTCAAGAAAGAAGCTGGAACTGACTGCTATCATACTCAGTTTCCATTGCGAAAATAGGGAACTTAGTTTTGATAGGTTGTGGGAGGTTTGCCTTCATTGGGATGTCATTTAAGACTCGCTGAATGTTTTAAGTTTAAATTGCAAGTAAAAATATTAAGACATTTTGTTTGCTCTGTGTAATTTGGGATTCTTAAAGTTGCCATGGTAGCATGGATGTTTAAAGATAACACTAAAATTGCGCAAACCAAGCCACATAAACCTTTTCTTTAAGGTGTGCCTATGCTAAACTACAGTTAACTACACAACATACTAATtacattaacaataataataccgGCTAAACTGAAAAAAGGTTACAACCTtgaaaaaattttccaaaaaaaaaattgaaatgtacTTTCTGTGTAAACAAAGGTTAACTGGTGGCTACCACTTTTCATTGTAGGTGCTGAGTGTGCTGCTCTTAACGGCATCTGAACAGTCAATCGATTTTTTATGATTTCGTGCAGTAATTTCTTGagccaaataaaagaaaaattgttgaaaAGCGTGATTCACAAGCTTGGTCTATTCTTACTTCCTTAGGTGCATACAGTTGTTTGACAGTTGGTGAGACAGGTGCATACAGTTGTTTCGGATTTGAAGGCCTCAAGCCGGCACGTACGCGACAAGACCAAAATGTCATGAGGATAGCTGTAAATCCCATAAAAATTTGTCTCAATCTCATGGTTGTCAACGCCACAGAATAGTGTAAAACCTAAAAAATTAGCCTTTACCTTAGTGTTTTTATGATGGAAGAATTGTGCTTCATGGCTTTGTTtgagaataattttttttaatgaaatttccCATATTGCCTCGCGGCTCACTTAGGCATTCCGACACAATCTCGTATCCAGATCTCTAGTACGGATtcgtcaacaagagatctgggtacgagattaattTTCACAACGTATAGATGGATttcagtcacgtgaccagcagcTATGCAAAAGTCTTTGGAGCAAAAGAAGTTTTTTACATGCGAAAACTCCCGCGGGACTGCTTTCACAGGAACAAAAATCTGGCCGCCTTTCCAATGTTTTGGGATGGGACACCATTgagacgtcatgtgaaaacgctttatACAGCTCAAGAGACAGCAAATTAGTCGAGAGAACTGATGGTCTCTTGAGATTATCGAAGTTGATAATAAGGGAGCTTTGCAAGCCACTTAATCCTTTCTTGAATTGTAACTTCAGATTTTACCCAGGCTTTGATGTCACACGCATATTTTTGGTGAAGTAAACCTTACTTAGAAGTTCTTAATACTTACTTGCATTGTCTTACTTAACAACCAAGTGCTTAGTTGCCATAATAGGCTGTTAGTGAAAGCTGCAAAAAAGTTAAGATGAAAACAATGGAGTTGGAGTTGTAGTTGTGTTAGGAGTTCACTTATTGTGTTTGATTTTGATCCACACATTGTACCGGAATAGATTGAAGGGGCGTTTCTATTACCAGTTCTCCCAGCCAGCAGAAACCTCTTTTCCTTGGTATTCAGCGGGTGGGAGAAAAAGAGACCCCTTTTCCTCCCGCCCGCTCAATAGCGGGGAAAAAAGGCCTCTGCAGCTCGGTTAGCAAGGAATTGGCCTGCTCTCTTGTTGAAAACGACGAGGAATCGATGCCATTCAACATTGTGCACTGTCACTGAGTTCAAAGAGGGGgaacaaaaaca
The genomic region above belongs to Porites lutea chromosome 12, jaPorLute2.1, whole genome shotgun sequence and contains:
- the LOC140921488 gene encoding neuropeptide FF receptor 2-like codes for the protein MPVSTDVVITTVNCVFIITCIVGNCFLCAVVLKNQEMRTPINYLLVNLAAADICYATFIIPTIILSHNVGHPEGVTGTVLCTIITGGNLAWIGGHASMATLLVIAVERYLAVIHPHGNKGKLTFRRLKVIIPGIWIFAVIYRIPSLPRSFDKEVSSNSCISVLSEESKMITGMTWRALKFLFIVVLVVLYSRIVYALWFKRVRSDGELTHQQQGVLKVRKRVSLMVVTVSAMFAASWGADGIVHSIDDAGSLKLNPLTIPIVHLIVTFNSAVNPFVYALINERFRRKMKEMLCCVSRSYAAKVPRTTEEVPLEDMGIGNNTGTEPNRAARVVTRQ